Proteins encoded by one window of Desulfomicrobium macestii:
- the rplU gene encoding 50S ribosomal protein L21 → MFAIVETGGKQFRVEEGRSLKVAKLDVQAGSELTLDKILLVGTGADVKIGQPFVDGAAVQCEVVEHGRDKKIIIFKKKRRKDYRRTQGHRQDYTTLKVKSIQA, encoded by the coding sequence ATGTTTGCAATCGTGGAAACGGGCGGAAAGCAGTTTCGTGTGGAAGAAGGCCGCAGTCTGAAGGTAGCCAAGCTTGACGTGCAGGCCGGTTCAGAGCTCACTCTGGACAAGATCCTGCTTGTCGGAACAGGCGCCGATGTCAAGATCGGCCAGCCTTTCGTCGACGGCGCAGCCGTACAGTGCGAAGTGGTTGAGCATGGTCGTGACAAGAAGATCATCATTTTCAAAAAGAAACGCCGCAAGGATTATCGTAGAACCCAGGGTCACCGTCAGGATTATACAACCCTGAAAGTGAAATCCATTCAGGCCTAG
- a CDS encoding thiamine diphosphokinase, with protein MHWVLMANGPLALSPAIRQFISSAERLIGVDGGSRHLHALDRLPHLAVGDMDSIPADLLARYRDTGVELHLHPPKKDATDLELALELALERGAKRISILGGTGGRLDHTLGNLFLLARCLPGGIPACIMDQEQCIHLTDQTLTLDGAVGDTLSLLPATPEARGVSLTGLEYPLHDATLTFGTSWGMSNVFVENRVTVTIGSGRLFVFHLFRS; from the coding sequence ATGCACTGGGTTCTCATGGCCAACGGGCCGCTCGCTCTCTCACCCGCAATCCGCCAGTTCATCTCTTCCGCCGAGAGGCTGATCGGAGTCGATGGCGGCAGCAGGCATCTGCACGCGCTGGACCGATTGCCCCACCTGGCCGTCGGCGACATGGACTCCATCCCCGCCGACCTGCTCGCCCGATACAGGGACACGGGAGTGGAGCTGCATCTCCATCCTCCCAAAAAAGACGCCACGGATCTCGAACTGGCCCTGGAACTGGCTCTGGAGAGAGGCGCCAAGCGCATCTCGATATTGGGCGGGACCGGAGGCAGGCTCGACCATACCCTGGGCAATCTCTTTCTTCTGGCCCGCTGCCTGCCGGGCGGAATTCCGGCCTGCATCATGGACCAGGAGCAATGCATTCACCTGACGGACCAGACCCTGACCCTGGATGGCGCCGTTGGCGACACCCTGTCCCTGCTCCCCGCCACGCCCGAGGCGCGCGGGGTCAGCCTGACGGGGCTTGAATACCCGCTCCATGACGCCACACTCACCTTCGGCACAAGTTGGGGCATGAGCAACGTCTTTGTGGAAAACCGGGTCACCGTAACCATTGGTAGCGGGCGCCTATTCGTGTTTCACCTTTTCAGATCCTGA
- the proB gene encoding glutamate 5-kinase codes for MELSTDWREQRRRILEKAKRVIIKIGSAVLTTEKGLDPRVVNRLADQIAGLHDRGLEIVLVTSGAVAAGRCVLGADKAAGCMVHKQAASAVGQSRLMHSYDEAFAHYEKITAQVLLTKDDLRSRERFLNARNTMCRLLDWKVIPIVNENDTVAVQELKFGDNDALSSMVANLVGADVIINLTSADGVFDDNPLENPDARFVPIIENISELNLQSMCRGKTGAGTGGMLSKLMAARRAATIGVPTLIVSGRQKHVLERVFDLEDLGTWIAPTQKMLSGRKFWLAYHLDPAGTIVVDDGAARALTGKGKSLLAAGIAGVEGNFGMGALVRIVGLDGGAVGVGLTNFKAVELRKIQGLSSSEIEKILGPCPHQEVVHRDNMVLDSSL; via the coding sequence ATGGAACTATCGACTGATTGGCGCGAACAGCGCCGCCGGATTCTGGAGAAGGCCAAACGGGTCATCATCAAGATTGGCAGCGCCGTGTTGACTACGGAAAAGGGTCTTGACCCGCGCGTGGTGAACCGTTTGGCCGATCAGATCGCGGGGCTTCATGACCGGGGGCTCGAAATAGTCCTTGTGACCTCTGGCGCCGTTGCCGCGGGCCGCTGCGTGCTTGGCGCGGACAAGGCCGCCGGGTGCATGGTCCACAAGCAGGCCGCCTCGGCCGTGGGCCAGAGCCGCCTCATGCACAGCTATGACGAAGCTTTTGCCCATTATGAGAAGATCACCGCTCAGGTCCTCTTGACCAAGGACGATCTGCGCAGCCGGGAGCGATTTCTGAACGCTCGCAACACAATGTGCCGGTTGCTTGACTGGAAGGTCATCCCCATCGTCAATGAGAATGACACGGTGGCCGTGCAGGAACTCAAATTCGGCGACAACGACGCCCTCTCGTCCATGGTCGCCAACCTGGTCGGGGCCGATGTGATCATCAACCTGACCTCTGCCGACGGTGTCTTCGACGACAATCCGCTGGAAAATCCCGACGCCCGCTTTGTGCCGATCATCGAAAACATTTCCGAGCTCAATCTGCAGTCCATGTGCCGGGGCAAGACCGGGGCCGGGACCGGTGGGATGCTCAGCAAGCTCATGGCCGCTCGCCGTGCCGCCACCATCGGCGTCCCGACGCTTATTGTTTCGGGTCGGCAGAAGCACGTGCTGGAGCGGGTGTTCGATCTGGAAGACCTGGGCACCTGGATCGCGCCGACGCAGAAGATGCTCTCGGGCCGCAAGTTCTGGCTGGCCTACCACCTGGACCCGGCCGGGACCATCGTGGTTGACGACGGGGCCGCGCGGGCGCTGACGGGCAAGGGCAAGAGCCTTCTGGCCGCAGGCATAGCCGGGGTGGAAGGCAACTTCGGCATGGGCGCCCTGGTCAGGATAGTGGGTCTTGATGGCGGCGCAGTGGGCGTGGGCCTCACGAACTTCAAGGCCGTGGAGTTGCGCAAGATCCAGGGCCTGAGCAGCTCCGAAATCGAAAAGATCCTGGGGCCCTGTCCGCATCAGGAGGTTGTGCACCGCGATAACATGGTGCTCGACAGTTCGCTCTGA
- a CDS encoding histidinol-phosphatase has product MRKISLHGGHSGQYCDHARDTLADIVAAYHEAGFECIGLTEHMPPFGDAGLYPDEIELGRTAGWMEARFALYVAEARSLARAYQDRMRILVGMETEWYPGCAMWVRELRQYHALDYVVGSVHHVQGACFDFSKEAYDTVATLCGGTSRMYSAYFDEQYDMLREIKPEVVGHFDLIRLHDPDYLQTIAEPEVWKRILRNLEWIRGAGAILDINARALLKGQLEPYVCAPILDAAAKLEIGAAYGDDAHGVADVGYRFGQVEKLLSVRKMQGPEASSALILGSLCG; this is encoded by the coding sequence GTGAGAAAGATCAGCCTGCACGGCGGACACAGCGGGCAATACTGCGATCACGCCCGCGACACACTGGCGGATATCGTGGCGGCCTACCATGAAGCCGGCTTTGAGTGCATCGGCCTTACCGAGCACATGCCGCCTTTTGGCGACGCCGGACTGTATCCCGATGAAATCGAATTGGGCAGAACGGCGGGCTGGATGGAGGCTCGGTTTGCCCTGTATGTGGCCGAAGCCAGATCCCTTGCGCGTGCTTACCAGGATCGGATGCGGATTCTGGTGGGCATGGAGACTGAATGGTATCCGGGTTGCGCAATGTGGGTGAGAGAACTGCGCCAGTATCACGCGCTTGATTACGTGGTGGGCTCGGTCCACCACGTTCAGGGTGCTTGTTTTGATTTTTCCAAGGAAGCCTACGACACGGTAGCCACACTGTGTGGCGGAACCAGCCGGATGTATTCGGCCTATTTCGACGAGCAGTATGATATGTTGCGGGAGATCAAACCGGAGGTTGTGGGGCACTTCGATCTCATCCGGCTCCACGATCCTGACTATTTGCAAACCATTGCGGAGCCGGAGGTCTGGAAACGGATCCTGCGCAATCTGGAATGGATTCGAGGAGCCGGCGCCATCCTTGATATTAACGCGCGGGCCCTGCTGAAAGGCCAGCTCGAACCTTACGTGTGCGCGCCGATCCTGGACGCTGCAGCAAAACTTGAGATTGGCGCAGCCTACGGAGACGACGCTCATGGGGTGGCGGATGTTGGGTACAGGTTTGGGCAGGTAGAAAAATTGCTTTCAGTGCGAAAGATGCAAGGACCGGAGGCTTCAAGCGCCCTGATTTTAGGGAGTCTTTGCGGCTGA
- a CDS encoding aminopeptidase P family protein codes for MFDSSVYAARRAALARLVRSGCILLPGNDFIGMNYRANTFPFHQDGSFLYFTGLDRPGHCLWLDCESGEEILFGPEPGIEQTIWSGAAPSLSELADLSGIAVSKAMHELADTVRLAKGQGRSIHYSPTYQGESALLLSSVLGIPPLELEAGFSSILVQGIVELRSVKSAAEVTQIRQAIAISAELYDSLMQSCVPGAREMELYGRSQGLIFSHGSREAFPMILSRRGEVLHNHTHDQILRDGDLLLVDSGVVSPLGYASDITRTLPVGGSFSSRQKDIYEIVLEALVAGTLNMAPGVPFVECHLAAARVVARGLTDLGLMLGDPLEAVDRGAHALFFPHGLGHMLGLDVHDMEALGEDFVGYDHEFKRAAQFGLSGLRMARRLRPGFVMTVEPGIYFIPALIRQWREQRRLEEFINYEALDAYLDFGGIRIEDDVLVTEDGRDVLSKDIPKSVDDICRRMGKAS; via the coding sequence ATGTTCGATTCCTCTGTCTACGCGGCCCGCCGTGCGGCGCTGGCCCGACTCGTAAGAAGCGGCTGCATTCTGCTGCCCGGAAATGATTTCATCGGCATGAACTATCGCGCCAACACGTTTCCCTTTCATCAGGATGGCTCTTTCCTATATTTCACGGGGCTTGATAGGCCTGGGCATTGCCTGTGGCTGGACTGCGAGAGCGGCGAGGAGATCCTTTTTGGTCCCGAGCCTGGCATTGAACAAACCATCTGGAGCGGAGCGGCTCCTTCTCTTTCGGAACTGGCGGATCTTTCAGGCATCGCCGTGAGCAAGGCCATGCACGAACTGGCGGATACCGTCAGGCTGGCAAAAGGTCAGGGGCGCAGCATTCATTATTCCCCAACCTATCAAGGCGAGTCGGCCCTGCTTTTGTCTAGCGTCCTGGGCATCCCGCCTCTGGAGCTTGAAGCCGGTTTTTCGAGCATCCTTGTGCAGGGCATCGTGGAATTGCGTAGCGTCAAGAGCGCTGCCGAAGTGACGCAAATCCGCCAGGCCATCGCGATTTCCGCTGAACTTTACGACAGCCTCATGCAATCCTGCGTTCCAGGCGCCAGGGAGATGGAACTGTATGGCCGCTCTCAAGGGCTGATTTTTTCGCATGGCAGCCGAGAAGCATTTCCCATGATCCTGTCCCGGCGCGGGGAGGTGCTGCACAATCACACTCACGATCAGATTCTGCGCGACGGCGATCTGCTGCTGGTCGATTCCGGGGTGGTTTCGCCCTTGGGGTATGCCTCGGATATTACACGCACCCTGCCTGTTGGCGGGAGTTTTTCCAGCCGGCAAAAGGACATTTACGAGATTGTGCTCGAAGCGCTGGTTGCCGGGACCTTGAACATGGCTCCGGGCGTCCCCTTTGTGGAATGTCACCTTGCTGCGGCAAGGGTCGTGGCCAGGGGCCTGACGGACCTTGGGCTCATGCTGGGCGATCCGCTTGAAGCCGTGGACCGGGGCGCGCACGCACTCTTTTTTCCGCATGGGCTCGGGCACATGCTGGGGCTCGACGTCCATGATATGGAGGCGCTGGGTGAGGATTTCGTGGGGTATGACCATGAGTTCAAGCGTGCGGCCCAGTTTGGACTGTCTGGATTGCGCATGGCCCGCAGGCTCAGGCCCGGATTTGTCATGACCGTGGAACCCGGCATCTATTTCATCCCAGCTCTCATCAGACAATGGCGGGAGCAGCGGCGGCTTGAAGAGTTCATCAATTACGAGGCGCTGGATGCCTATCTGGATTTTGGCGGCATTCGCATAGAGGACGACGTGCTCGTAACCGAAGATGGCAGGGATGTCTTGAGCAAGGACATTCCCAAAAGCGTGGACGATATTTGCAGGCGAATGGGAAAGGCGTCGTGA
- the obgE gene encoding GTPase ObgE has translation MRFVDEAKIIIRSGSGGQGSVSFRREKYVPRGGPDGGDGGKGGDVIMRANNNLLTLYDYRHASFQEAESGRPGGGRLCYGRAGEDKIVEVPVGTQVFEEVDGQERLIADFTKDGQEIVVAEGGRGGKGNAHFKSSVMQVPRFAQPGEPGVEKYIRLELKVFADVGLLGLPNAGKSTLISRISAARPKIAAYPFTTLAPNLGVVIDEHERKLVVADIPGLIEGAHTGQGLGHTFLRHVERSRFLVHILSIEDVNVEDPLSGFHILDDELRMFDPALGEKPQIRVINKIDLVDEARLAEVRAAFDQLGLKVYFMSALDETGVDVVLDAMWNLHLQTVKDETEHGTID, from the coding sequence ATGAGATTTGTAGATGAGGCCAAGATCATCATCCGTTCCGGAAGCGGTGGTCAGGGCAGTGTTTCGTTCCGCCGGGAAAAATATGTGCCTCGGGGTGGTCCCGACGGAGGGGACGGGGGCAAGGGCGGCGACGTGATCATGCGCGCCAACAACAACCTGTTGACCCTTTACGATTATCGCCACGCTTCCTTCCAGGAAGCCGAAAGCGGGCGGCCCGGTGGCGGGCGGCTGTGCTACGGTCGCGCCGGCGAAGACAAGATCGTCGAGGTGCCCGTGGGTACCCAGGTTTTCGAGGAAGTGGACGGCCAGGAGCGGCTGATCGCCGACTTCACCAAGGACGGCCAGGAGATCGTCGTGGCCGAAGGCGGGCGTGGCGGCAAGGGCAATGCGCATTTCAAGTCGTCCGTCATGCAGGTGCCACGTTTTGCGCAGCCTGGAGAACCGGGCGTGGAAAAATACATTCGCCTCGAACTCAAGGTATTTGCCGATGTCGGCCTCCTGGGGTTGCCCAACGCGGGCAAGTCCACCCTCATTTCCCGCATCTCCGCGGCCCGGCCGAAAATCGCGGCTTACCCCTTCACCACGCTGGCACCCAACTTGGGAGTGGTCATCGACGAGCATGAGCGCAAGCTTGTCGTGGCTGACATTCCCGGCCTCATCGAAGGCGCCCATACGGGGCAGGGTCTGGGGCACACCTTTTTGCGCCACGTGGAGCGGTCCCGTTTTCTGGTTCATATCCTGAGCATCGAAGACGTGAACGTGGAAGATCCATTGTCCGGGTTCCACATACTTGACGACGAGTTGCGCATGTTCGATCCGGCGCTTGGCGAGAAGCCTCAGATTCGTGTCATCAACAAGATCGACCTGGTTGACGAGGCGCGTTTGGCCGAGGTGCGGGCAGCTTTTGACCAGCTTGGGCTCAAAGTGTACTTCATGTCGGCGTTGGACGAAACCGGAGTGGACGTGGTGCTGGATGCCATGTGGAATCTGCATCTGCAGACCGTCAAGGATGAAACCGAACATGGAACTATCGACTGA
- the rpmA gene encoding 50S ribosomal protein L27 — translation MAHKKAGGSSRNGRDSAGQRLGVKKFGGQTVLAGNILVRQHGTKVHPGVNVGVGKDFTLFALIDGVVKFEKYTRKNKVKTRVNIVPAV, via the coding sequence ATGGCTCATAAAAAAGCAGGTGGTAGTTCACGCAACGGGCGCGACAGTGCCGGTCAGCGACTTGGCGTGAAAAAGTTCGGTGGCCAGACGGTTTTGGCGGGCAACATTCTTGTGCGTCAGCATGGCACCAAGGTTCATCCCGGCGTTAACGTTGGCGTGGGCAAGGATTTCACTCTTTTCGCTCTGATCGACGGAGTCGTGAAGTTTGAGAAGTATACCCGCAAGAACAAGGTCAAGACCAGGGTCAATATCGTTCCTGCTGTCTAG